Part of the Cupriavidus basilensis genome is shown below.
GAAATTGCCTGCGGGTGTCATTGGCCCGTTGGTCAACGACGAATATGCAGACGTGACGTTTGCGCTCTTTGCCCTCAAGGCCAAAGGGGAACCACAGAGACTGCTGGTGCGCGATGCGGAAGCACTGCGTCAGCAACTACTGCATGTTGCGGGTGTGAAGAAGGTCAACATCATCGGGGAACAACCTGAACGCATCTTCGTGTCCTTCTCCCATGTTCGTCTGGCTACGCTGGGGGTTACACCGCAGGACATCTTCGTCGCGCTCAATAGCCAGAACGTGCTGACCCCTGCCGGATCCATTGAGACCAAGGGGCCACAGGTCTTCCTTTGCATCGATGGTGCGTTCGACAGAGCCCGATCGTCGCGCAGGGGCGGACGCTGAAATTGTCGGATGTGGCGACCGTCGAGTGTGGTTATGACGCCCCCGCCACCTTCCTGGTCCGCGACGGCTGCGAACCGGGATTGTTGCGCGGTGTCGTGATGCGCGACAACTGGAACGGGCTCGACCTTGGCAAGGCACTTGAGGCGGAAGTCGCTAAGATCTGAGCCAGCCTGGAGCAAGCAGCTGCCCCAGGCTGTCCTCAGAAAGTCCTTGGGCTCAAAATTTGTGCGTGTAGCCGATGGTGTACCACTGAGACTTCGCCGAGATATTCGTACCTGTGCTCGGTCCCGTTCCGGTTACCGTCCGGGGGATATCGTACTCCAGTGCGAAGGTTACAGTATTGGCTTTATCGACGTTGTAGCTGAATCCCGCCGTAACGGACTTCGTTGTGATGCCGTTCGCATAGAAGTTCGCTAGAGTATGGTCCGAATCAATAAAGGAATTGGCGGCGCTGAATCCGGCCCGTACTGTCCAACTGGGGTTGATGTCGTATGACACACCGATTCGAAAGACGTTCTGATCGTGCCAGTTGAATGTAGCTGGATCGTTGTAGCCTGCTGCTCCACTCCAAAGGATTCGAAGAAAATCTGCACCGATGGTTAGTCCGGAAAGTGGCCTCACTGCGATGCCTACTCCGTACTTCGATGGACTATCTAGATGCCCGTTGCTTGATGCCAGAAGGTCGTCACGATAGCCTGCAAGCGGGCTGAACCGCGTCTTCGTATAGTACGACGCCCCGAGGCTAACCATCGGGGTCAGGTCCCACAGAACGCCGAATCCGGCTCCGATTCCCCCTGCGTATGAGTCGCCGTGGGTGGGAACGGCGGCAGGACCGCCAGGACCGGCGCCGACCACACCGTTTGCTCGAAACTGTTGCGCGCCAATGATGAGCGACGCGCCCAGCGATACATTTGAGGCTGGCTTGTAGGTTACCGTTGGACTGGTTCTGACGATCATGAGGCTTGACCGGGCGTCAGCAAGCCCCGGAATCGGTAGAGCTGGCGAGCTGTACTTGGTCCCAAGGCCTGCGCCGGTGACGGACACACCGACGGTCCACCGTGGATCAATTTGATAGTTGAATCCAAAGCCTGGAGCGGGTTGAATGACGTTGGAAAAGTGCGAGTTCGTTTCGGTGCCGAACGAAGCATTTACCCTTGCGGAAACCAGCACACCATACAGGTCCAGCCTTGTGCCGACCCCGGCCATGCCCGCAGGATTGTCTGCCGCAGCGGTCGCTCCTTGGGGGATCGCGATGCCGACGCCGCCCATGCCGGCTGCCAGCGCGCCGTTGGCCGACAATTCTGATCCATTATTCGCGCGCGCGGTGTTGCACGCTAGGTTGAAGCCCAAGACCAAGAACGAGACAGCCGCTACTTTCTTCCTACGGGGGTACATTTTCGTCTCCGAGTTATATTTGTTCGCGCCACGTGCCACCACCGCTAGCCCGGAATTCGGGCCAAAACAAGGCTTGCATCAGCTTGGACACATCCATTTGTCGGTGTGTGAGTTGATCGTTTTCCCTATTGGCGCGGCACAGATAGCATGAAGGAGGACATGGATGCTGGCTTGCCGGATGTTGCGGTCATTGGGGAATGTTGCTCTGGAAGTTCGAACAAACGGCGCGAGCACGAATCATGTATCGTTGGACTGACTTCCATGAAAATTCCGGTGATCACGTCACGCAACTCCGCACTCCCGCGTGTAGGGAAGCCGAGAGCGTGCTGGACGCAGCAGAGCACTGTGAATGCTGAAATGGGGAGCGAACGATGAAATGGGAGGCGAGCGATTGTCCGCCACTGAGGGTTACGGCTAGGCGAAGCTGGGATGCCAGCTTCGCCTACGCGAAGCGTTAGTGCGACTTCGTTTCGGTGCGGACCAGGTTTTCTATGGCTCCGATGCCGTCAATTTCCACCCTTACACGGTCGCCGCTGCGCAGAGGGCGCGGTGGCTTGTGGCCCCAGCCTACGCCTCCTGGTGTGCCTGTAAAGATGACGTCACCCGGCTCTAGTGTCATGACTTTCGAGAGATGCTCTATCTGGGCATAGCAGTTGAAGATCAGATTCCTGGTGTTGGATTTCTGACGCAGTTCTCCATTGACGAAGCACCTGATGGGAAGCTCGTGAGGGTCGTTGATGTCGTCTGCCGTGACAATCCAAGGGCCGAACGGTGCATGCGTATCGAACGACTTCCCGAGAAGGAACTGGGTTGTCCGGAACTGCCAATCTCTCACGGATACGTCGTTCGCGGCACAGTACCCGAATATGAACTTGTGTGCGTCGCTCTTTGAAACGTGACGGCAACGACGACCAATGATGAACGCGAGCTCGGCTTCGTAGTCGAGGGCATCCGAGACCATTGGGATTTCGATTGCGGAGAATGGGCCGGTGACTGCCGTCGGCATCTTGGCGAACCATAGCTGGTCTGTTGGGGGTTCCATCTTGGATTCCGCAACATGATCGGCGTAGTTCAGACCGATGCCAAGAATCTTGCCCGGCCTTGGAACGGGCGCCAGCAGTGTGACGCCATCGAGCCGAACGTCGGCGCGAACGCGCGTCACCAAGCGGGCCAAAGCGTCTTGCCATTGGCACCAATTCTCAATCAAGTTAACGGTGTCAGCGGGTACGCCTGGGATGTGGAGGCTGACGTCAATGATCCCATCATCGACGACGAGGCCAGGGCGTGGACGGCCTGGGGTTGTTTCAAAAGTAGCGAGCCTCATTGGCGACCTCTCATGCTAGTGGGGGTAGACGGTGTCTCGAGAATACTGATCTTGGCCTTAACACTCCCATGGAGCTTTCGGATCCACGGCGATGCCGTAGCGCTCTATGGCTTCCTTGCAGAGCGTTGGGTTGATGCGACCGCTTCGGGCAAGTGATTCAAGGGCTGCGAGGACGATGTGATGGCGGTCAACCTCAAAAAAGCTGCGCAGAGCGCTCCGCGTGTCGCTACGCCCGAAACCATCGGTGCCCAGCACCGTTAGCCTTGCGTCGACGTAGGGCGCGATGAGCTGTGGCCATGCTCGTACGTAGTCTGTGGCGACAATTACCGGAGTCTCTCCGGAAAGGGCGCAGCCAACATAACTTTGGCGGGGCTCTTCCTCGGGATTCAACCGATTCCATCGCTCGACTGCGCGAGCTTCACGTGCCAGCTCACTGAAGCTCGTTGCGCTCCAGATCTCGGCCTCAATATTCCAGTCGTGCGAAAGCAAGTCCGCCGCAGCGATTACTTCGCGGAGAATCGCCCCCGAGCCAACAAGGCGCACCTTCTCGCCGGCCTCGGCAAGTTGACTGGCGCCATAAAGATAGAGACCGCGAATGATCCCCTCGGCCGCGCCTTCGGGCAGGGAAGGCTGAGGGTAGTTCTCGTTCATCAGAGTGACGTAGAAGAAGACGTCCTCCTGATTCTCTAGCATGCTGCGCATTCCATGGTCGAGGATTACCGCAAATTCGCCGGCAAAGGCGGGATCGTAGGCACGGCAGTTCGGCACCATTGAAGCGGTGACAAGGCTGCCTCCGTCCTGGTGCTGCAAGCCTTCGCCGCCAAGAGTCGTGCGGCCCGCCGTGGCGCCAAGCAGGAACCCTCGGGCTCGCTGGTCTGCGGCGGCCCAGATGAGGTCCCCAATCCGCTGAAAGCCGAACATGGAGTAGTAGATGTAGAAGGGGAGCATCGGGAGGCCGTGCACACTGTAGCTAGTCGCCGCCGCAACCCAGGAACTAATAGCTCCGGCTTCGCTGATGCCTTCCTCCAGGATTTGACCATCCAATGCCTCTCGATAGCTGAGGATGGAACCGATGTCCTCCGGTTCGTAGTGCTGGCCGACGCTCGAGTAGATCCCAATCTGCTTGAAGAGATTTGCCATTCCGAAGGTACGTGCCTCGTCCGCAACGATTGGCACGAGCCTCGGAGCGAGCGTCTTATCCCTTAGCAGATTGCTGAGCATTCGCACGAAGCCCATCGTGGTCGACATCTCCTTGCCATCGGCTTCTATAGCGAAGCGCGCGTAGTCGGCGAGCGCGGGGACCTTGAGTGGGGGCGCCTTGATGGAACGGGAGGGTACGTAGCCACCGAGCGCTTCGCGTCGCGCGTGCAGATAGCGCATTTCGTCGCTGTCCTCCGCTGGTTTGAAGAAATGTAGCGCTTCAGTCTGCTCGTCGGTCAGTGGCAGCTGGAAGCGATTGCGGAAGCTGATGAGATCGTCTCGGTCAAGCTTCTTCTGCTGGTGGGTCGTCATCTTTCCCTGGCCGGCATCGCCCATACCAAAGCCCTTCTTCGTTTGCGCCAGAATGACCGTGGGCTGTCCGCGATGTCGGGTTGCTGCATCATAGGCGGCGTAGATCTTGACCAGGTCATGACCCCCGCGTTTCAAACGGTCAATCTGCTCATCCGTAAGACCCTGCGCCAAGCTAGCCAAGGCTTCGTTTTGGCCGAAGAAGTGTTCCCGGTTGTAACGACCATCCTTTGCAGCGAAGGTTTGGAACTGGCCGTCGACAGTGTTGGAGAATGCTTGAATCAGCGCTCCAATTGTGTCCCGGGCAAACAGACCGTCCCAGTCCGAGCCCCACGCCAGCTTGATGACGTTCCAACCTGCCCCGGCAAAGAGTTCCTCCAGCTCGTCCATGATGCGGCCATTGCCGCGAACGGGGCCATCGAGTCGTTGCAGATTGCAGTTGACGACCCAGACCAGGTTGTCCAGGCGTTCGCGTGCAGCGAGGGTTAGCGCGGACATGCTCTCGGGCTCATCCATTTCGCCATCGCCAAATACACCCCAGACCTTGCGCCCCTCAGTGTTGAGCAAGCCGCGATGCTGAAGGTATCGCATGAAGCGAGCCTGGTAGATCGACGATATCGGGCCAATTCCCATTGAGCCGGTCGGGAACTGCCAGAAATCTGGCATCAGCCACGGATGGGGATAGCTGCAGAGCCCCCGGGCTCCGGCTTTGTTCGCCGTGATTTCCTGTCGATAATGAGCCAAATCGCGCTCTTCGAGGCGGCCTTCGAGGAAGGCGCGCGCGTAGACGCCTGGCGCGGAGTGTGCCTGGTAGAAGACCAGGTCACCGCCGAAGGAGTCGGTTCGAGCACGAAAGAAGTGATTGAACCCGACCTCAAAAAGATCAGCTGCGCTAGCGTAGCTAGCGATGTGCCCACCCAGTTCTCCATATGCTTTGTTTGCGCGCACCACCATGGCTAACGCGTTCCACCGCACGATGGAGCCCAGGCGCTCTTCCATCGCAAGGTCGCCTGGGAAATGTGGCTGCCGGTCTACCGGAATGGTATTGACATAGGGAGTCCCGCGAAGCGGCTTCCAGCCAATTGACGGGTGTTGGCCCAGTGTCGCGAGCATGTCAAGGATGAAATGTGCCCGATCGCGCCCTACGGCATCGACGAGAGACAGCAGTGCATCGCGCCACTCGGCGGTCTCTTGAGGGTCGCTATCGACCAGGGATTGCTCGCCGTGGGCGATGTCGAGAAAGTGTTGGTTTCGATCATTCATAGGTAATCGGCAGGGGCGTCAGCGCGTTCAGCAACCTCTTGGCCAAATTTCGTCCTGGCGTTTGCGCTGATTTTTGATGGGCGGCCATGGGACCAGTCTTACGTAGGATGCATGGCCGGCCGCGGCGGGGCTGGAAGAATCGTGCGGTACTTGGGGAAACTTGCGGAGGAATCTGAGGCCATCATGAGGAAGGAGCGCGACTGTCCGGAACTGGTACTCCGTGATGGCGGACTCTGCTCTCGGCGGTTGCTTGGGGAGAATCAATCGCAATCAATCCACAGTACCGCACGGTTCCGGGAGAGATTCATCCGTTCTCCTCCATACTGAGCCAGAGTGCTATCCGCGTGTCTTCTTATGCCTGGTGCCGAGAGGACAATGTACGAAACAAGTATTGATAATGGATGTTGATATGGGTCATTTGACCATTGATCAAAGTACCTGGATTTCTATCTCGCAGACCATCGCAGACCATGTCTGGCTCATTGACAACAACATGGCCGATCGGGCGATAGATCTCTTCGCAGAAGGAGCTCGTCTGGAGTTTGCCAAGGGCGCCCCGGTGCCAGCTGTTTATGACGGGAAAAAATCCGTTGAGGGATTTCTCAAGGCGCGCGCCGCGCAGCGGGATGGGGTTAGTC
Proteins encoded:
- a CDS encoding OmpP1/FadL family transporter, translated to MYPRRKKVAAVSFLVLGFNLACNTARANNGSELSANGALAAGMGGVGIAIPQGATAAADNPAGMAGVGTRLDLYGVLVSARVNASFGTETNSHFSNVIQPAPGFGFNYQIDPRWTVGVSVTGAGLGTKYSSPALPIPGLADARSSLMIVRTSPTVTYKPASNVSLGASLIIGAQQFRANGVVGAGPGGPAAVPTHGDSYAGGIGAGFGVLWDLTPMVSLGASYYTKTRFSPLAGYRDDLLASSNGHLDSPSKYGVGIAVRPLSGLTIGADFLRILWSGAAGYNDPATFNWHDQNVFRIGVSYDINPSWTVRAGFSAANSFIDSDHTLANFYANGITTKSVTAGFSYNVDKANTVTFALEYDIPRTVTGTGPSTGTNISAKSQWYTIGYTHKF
- a CDS encoding nuclear transport factor 2 family protein, with amino-acid sequence MGHLTIDQSTWISISQTIADHVWLIDNNMADRAIDLFAEGARLEFAKGAPVPAVYDGKKSVEGFLKARAAQRDGVSRHIVTNVRMIRQEDGSVLATSLVTLYRGNAGERSTTAAVIADVTETYVLEPDQVWRIMERVVMPVLLANAT
- the mdeB gene encoding alpha-ketoglutarate dehydrogenase; this encodes MNDRNQHFLDIAHGEQSLVDSDPQETAEWRDALLSLVDAVGRDRAHFILDMLATLGQHPSIGWKPLRGTPYVNTIPVDRQPHFPGDLAMEERLGSIVRWNALAMVVRANKAYGELGGHIASYASAADLFEVGFNHFFRARTDSFGGDLVFYQAHSAPGVYARAFLEGRLEERDLAHYRQEITANKAGARGLCSYPHPWLMPDFWQFPTGSMGIGPISSIYQARFMRYLQHRGLLNTEGRKVWGVFGDGEMDEPESMSALTLAARERLDNLVWVVNCNLQRLDGPVRGNGRIMDELEELFAGAGWNVIKLAWGSDWDGLFARDTIGALIQAFSNTVDGQFQTFAAKDGRYNREHFFGQNEALASLAQGLTDEQIDRLKRGGHDLVKIYAAYDAATRHRGQPTVILAQTKKGFGMGDAGQGKMTTHQQKKLDRDDLISFRNRFQLPLTDEQTEALHFFKPAEDSDEMRYLHARREALGGYVPSRSIKAPPLKVPALADYARFAIEADGKEMSTTMGFVRMLSNLLRDKTLAPRLVPIVADEARTFGMANLFKQIGIYSSVGQHYEPEDIGSILSYREALDGQILEEGISEAGAISSWVAAATSYSVHGLPMLPFYIYYSMFGFQRIGDLIWAAADQRARGFLLGATAGRTTLGGEGLQHQDGGSLVTASMVPNCRAYDPAFAGEFAVILDHGMRSMLENQEDVFFYVTLMNENYPQPSLPEGAAEGIIRGLYLYGASQLAEAGEKVRLVGSGAILREVIAAADLLSHDWNIEAEIWSATSFSELAREARAVERWNRLNPEEEPRQSYVGCALSGETPVIVATDYVRAWPQLIAPYVDARLTVLGTDGFGRSDTRSALRSFFEVDRHHIVLAALESLARSGRINPTLCKEAIERYGIAVDPKAPWEC
- a CDS encoding fumarylacetoacetate hydrolase family protein; its protein translation is MRLATFETTPGRPRPGLVVDDGIIDVSLHIPGVPADTVNLIENWCQWQDALARLVTRVRADVRLDGVTLLAPVPRPGKILGIGLNYADHVAESKMEPPTDQLWFAKMPTAVTGPFSAIEIPMVSDALDYEAELAFIIGRRCRHVSKSDAHKFIFGYCAANDVSVRDWQFRTTQFLLGKSFDTHAPFGPWIVTADDINDPHELPIRCFVNGELRQKSNTRNLIFNCYAQIEHLSKVMTLEPGDVIFTGTPGGVGWGHKPPRPLRSGDRVRVEIDGIGAIENLVRTETKSH